From the Cryptomeria japonica chromosome 2, Sugi_1.0, whole genome shotgun sequence genome, one window contains:
- the LOC131051766 gene encoding heavy metal-associated isoprenylated plant protein 39, whose product MKKMVLQLTIEDEKRKRKALKVVAAVEGVDSVAVDMKEKKMTVIGEADPVFVTARLRKFGFNFAELQSVGPAKDEKKEEKKPENPTVVYVQRPYYYDYSFANDENPNACTIC is encoded by the exons ATGAAG AAAATGGTGTTACAATTGACAATTGAGGacgagaaaagaaagaggaaggccCTCAAGGTGGTTGCAGCGGTAGAAG GGGTGGACTCTGTGGCCGTGGACATGAAGGAAAAAAAGATGACTGTAATTGGGGAAGCAGACCCTGTGTTTGTCACGGCAAGACTGAGGAAATTCGGGTTTAATTTTGCTGAACTGCAGAGCGTTGGGCCTGCCAAggatgagaagaaagaagagaaaaaaccaGAGAATCCAACGGTTGTGTATGTTCAGAGGCCTTATTATTATGATTACAGTTTCGCCAATGATGAGAATCCTAACGCCTGCACTATTTGCTGA
- the LOC131051769 gene encoding heavy metal-associated isoprenylated plant protein 39-like — protein sequence MKKMVLKSSIEDEKSKKKALKAVAGLEGVDSVAVDMKEKKITVIGAADPVFLTSKLRKFAYTELLTVGPTKEEKKEAPKQEQKKEEKKTEPPATIFIHPSSYSYSHDHRPYQDPEDSDEYSYCTIC from the exons atgaaG AAAATGGTGTTAAAATCCTCCATCGAGGACGAGAAAAGCAAGAAAAAAGCCCTAAAGGCGGTTGCAGGTTTGGAAG GGGTGGATTCTGTGGCTGTGGACATGAAGGAAAAGAAAATAACTGTAATCGGGGCAGCAGACCCTGTGTTTCTGACATCAAAGCTCAGGAAATTTGCTTATACAGAGCTTCTGACTGTGGGACCTACCAAGGAAGAGAAAAAAGAGGCTCCCAAACAGGAGCAGAAGAAGGAGGAGAAAAAAACAGAGCCGCCAGCAACAATTTTTATTCATCCCAGCAGTTACAGTTACAGTCATGACCACAGGCCTTATCAAGACCCTGAAGATAGTGATGAGTATAGCTATTGCACTATCTGTTGA